One Catharus ustulatus isolate bCatUst1 chromosome 2, bCatUst1.pri.v2, whole genome shotgun sequence genomic window carries:
- the LOC117009729 gene encoding cell surface glycoprotein CD200 receptor 1-B-like, translating into MAQKQAVLAVLLFLPINLVETHNRVSVEAGHEAVLSCPKISKVDLLLVTWKMNCSTCCVLSYRRDKNEINRNNCSERITWKYSPDSDPALRIYPVNLQDEGNYTCQIASVEGNFDCFFSLTVIVPPTVTLTHDTSRVAVCQATAGKPPADISWIPASNHSSEEEFHHPNGTVTRVSYFGWTNSSLPSVTCLVTHPAMNQTLDLDLRYTSQMLLYILIGAAAGVIAVTGVTLCLIFRCRACWLDKRARRSVTQTNTCKFPSSCVRRLQPPEFPERIYENDSPRSVYICLQQCKQK; encoded by the exons ATGGCTCAGAAACAGGCAGTTCTGGCTGTGCTCCTTTTCTTGCCAATCAACCTGGTTGAAA CTCACAACAGGGTGAGTGTAGAGGCTGGCCATGAAGCTGTGCTGAGTTGCCCCAAGATCTCCAAGGTGGATTTGTTGCTGGTGACATGGAAGATGAATTGCAGCACTTGCTGTGTGCTGTCCTACAGAAGggataaaaatgagataaaCAGGAACAACTGCAGTGAGAGGATCACATGGAAATATTCACCTGACAGTGACCCTGCACTTCGTATTTACCCCGTGAACCTCCAGGATGAGGGAAATTACACCTGTCAAATTGCCAGCGTGGAAGGGAATTttgattgtttcttttctctgactGTGATAG TCCCTCCTACGGTGACTCTGACCCACGACACGAGCAGGGTGGCTGTCTGTCAGGCAACTGCAGGAAAGCCACCTGCTGACatctcctggatccctgcaagCAATCACAGCTCTGAGGAAGAATTCCATCACCCCAATGGAACAGTGACCAGAGTGAGCTACTTTGGCTGGACCAACAGCTCATTGCCCTCTGTCACCTGCCTGGTGACTCACCCAGCCATGAACCAGACTCTGGACTTGGACCTGAGAT ACACTTCCCAAATGCTTCTCTACATCCTGAtaggagcagctgcaggtgtcATTGCTGTCACTGGGGTGACTTTATGCTTGATTTTCAGGTGCAGAG CTTGCTGGTTAGATAAACGGGCACGGCGGAGTGTGACG cAGACTAATACCTGCAAGTTCCCATCTTCATGTGTGAGAAGACTCCAGCCTCCTGAATTTCCAGAGAGAATCTATGAGAATGACAGCCCAAGATCTGTTTATATTTGCTTACAACAGTGTAAGCAGAAGTAG